Proteins encoded in a region of the Methylobacterium radiotolerans JCM 2831 genome:
- a CDS encoding class I SAM-dependent methyltransferase, giving the protein MDALTLIRESLAPLAGKRIVDIGCGPGALARRLVDAGARVTGIDPGAAALARARDAVPEARFEAATGEALPFPDASFDGAVMLNALHHVPDPAAALAEAARVLVPGGRLVVVEPLAEGSFFEALRPIEDETAVRAAAQDAIAAALARGAYTCRRDATIERRERFDSLDAFLARVSAVDPAREATIRDRRPVVAEAFLGAAAREADGTFGLVQPLRIHVLEPAAAGRGSA; this is encoded by the coding sequence ATGGATGCCCTGACCCTGATCCGCGAGAGCCTCGCGCCGCTGGCCGGCAAGCGGATCGTCGATATCGGGTGCGGCCCCGGGGCGCTGGCGCGGCGACTGGTCGACGCCGGCGCGCGCGTCACCGGGATCGACCCCGGCGCGGCGGCGCTCGCCCGGGCGCGGGACGCCGTGCCGGAGGCGCGCTTCGAGGCCGCAACCGGCGAGGCCCTGCCCTTCCCCGACGCCAGCTTCGACGGCGCCGTGATGCTGAACGCCCTCCACCACGTCCCGGACCCGGCTGCGGCCCTCGCCGAGGCGGCCCGCGTGCTGGTCCCGGGCGGACGGCTCGTCGTGGTCGAGCCCCTGGCGGAGGGCAGCTTCTTCGAGGCGCTGCGGCCGATCGAGGACGAGACCGCGGTCCGCGCCGCCGCCCAGGACGCCATCGCGGCCGCCCTCGCCCGCGGCGCCTACACGTGCCGCCGCGACGCGACGATCGAGCGGCGCGAGCGCTTCGACTCCCTCGACGCGTTCCTCGCCCGCGTCAGCGCCGTGGACCCGGCCCGCGAGGCGACCATCCGGGACCGGCGGCCCGTCGTCGCGGAGGCCTTCCTCGGCGCCGCGGCGCGCGAGGCCGACGGGACGTTCGGCCTCGTCCAGCCCCTGCGGATCCACGTCCTGGAGCCGGCGGCCGCAGGACGTGGATCCGCCTGA
- the queF gene encoding preQ(1) synthase gives MTSTDDLQLGQPTPFPTSPEEARLDRVPNPHADTDYVARFTAPEFTSICPVTGQPDFAILVIDYVPGDWLVESKSLKLYLGSFRNHGAFHEDCTVAIGKRLRDLLEPRYLRIGGFWYPRGGIPIDVFWQTGELPKNAWLPDPGVPPYRGR, from the coding sequence ATGACCTCCACCGACGATCTCCAGCTCGGCCAGCCGACACCCTTCCCCACCTCGCCCGAGGAGGCGCGGCTCGACCGGGTCCCGAACCCGCACGCGGACACCGACTACGTCGCCCGGTTCACCGCGCCCGAATTCACCTCGATCTGCCCGGTCACCGGGCAGCCGGACTTCGCGATCCTCGTGATCGACTACGTGCCCGGCGACTGGCTCGTGGAGTCGAAGTCGCTGAAGCTCTACCTCGGGTCGTTCCGCAACCACGGCGCGTTCCACGAGGATTGCACGGTGGCGATCGGCAAGCGGCTCCGCGACCTCTTGGAGCCGCGCTACCTGCGCATCGGCGGCTTCTGGTATCCCCGCGGCGGCATCCCGATCGACGTGTTCTGGCAGACGGGCGAGCTGCCGAAGAACGCGTGGCTGCCGGACCCGGGCGTCCCGCCCTACCGCGGACGCTGA
- a CDS encoding flippase-like domain-containing protein produces the protein MKRLTTLASIAGLCTVVGLFMSSGLEDVSAAVVSAGWGAALVVLARLVAVAWAGLGWYVVFPAGATKLADCVSLRFVREGINTLLPVATVGGDFVGARLLSKRNVPGALAGASMFVDLMTQALTQLLFTVAGLALLVLISGDGPIAHTVEGGLALAVPALGAFYLIQRRAGHRLIQALLSRFASGREWRAFGAIDQLYDSLRRLYGNHGRFAAALAVHLVGWVIGTLEVYVCLRFMGYPIDFAQALMIESLAQAVRGAAFAVPGALGAQEGGLIALCGLFDIPAEAALALSLVKRFADLGVGLPSLLLWHRIESRLRSEAPEEEAREPEPEAGRKAKRVAQPATLGPFYSYAPPRMGARLGDGEELKKCA, from the coding sequence ATGAAGCGCCTGACGACCTTGGCCTCGATCGCCGGTCTGTGCACGGTCGTCGGCCTGTTCATGTCCTCCGGCCTGGAGGACGTGTCGGCCGCCGTCGTGAGCGCCGGCTGGGGCGCCGCCCTCGTGGTGCTGGCGCGCCTCGTGGCCGTCGCCTGGGCGGGACTCGGCTGGTACGTCGTGTTCCCCGCCGGCGCGACCAAGCTCGCCGACTGCGTCTCGCTCCGCTTCGTCCGCGAGGGCATCAACACGCTGCTGCCGGTCGCCACCGTCGGCGGTGACTTCGTCGGCGCCCGCCTGCTGTCGAAGCGCAACGTCCCGGGCGCGCTCGCGGGCGCCAGCATGTTCGTCGACCTGATGACCCAGGCGCTGACGCAGCTCCTGTTCACGGTGGCCGGACTCGCCCTGCTGGTCCTGATCTCCGGCGACGGGCCGATCGCCCACACGGTCGAGGGCGGGCTGGCCCTGGCGGTCCCGGCCCTCGGCGCGTTCTACCTGATCCAGCGCCGGGCCGGTCACCGCCTGATCCAGGCCCTGCTCAGCCGCTTCGCCTCCGGGCGCGAGTGGCGCGCCTTCGGCGCCATCGACCAGCTCTACGACAGCCTGCGCCGGCTCTACGGCAACCACGGGCGCTTCGCGGCGGCTCTCGCGGTCCACCTCGTTGGCTGGGTGATCGGCACGCTCGAGGTCTATGTCTGCCTGCGGTTCATGGGCTACCCGATCGACTTCGCGCAGGCGCTCATGATCGAGAGCCTCGCCCAGGCCGTGCGCGGCGCGGCCTTCGCGGTGCCCGGCGCCCTGGGCGCGCAGGAGGGCGGCCTGATCGCCCTGTGCGGCCTGTTCGATATCCCGGCCGAGGCGGCGCTCGCCCTCTCGCTGGTCAAGCGCTTCGCCGATCTCGGCGTCGGGCTCCCGAGCCTCCTGCTCTGGCACCGGATCGAGTCCAGGCTCCGGTCCGAGGCGCCCGAGGAAGAGGCGCGCGAGCCGGAGCCGGAGGCCGGGCGCAAGGCCAAGAGGGTCGCGCAGCCCGCCACCCTCGGCCCGTTCTACAGCTACGCCCCGCCGCGCATGGGGGCGCGGCTCGGCGACGGCGAGGAGTTGAAGAAGTGCGCCTGA
- the hpnI gene encoding bacteriohopanetetrol glucosamine biosynthesis glycosyltransferase HpnI, with protein sequence MDVSSLALHGLSWLSLLCLILAAAGCVYGLAAAICAGRYAGRRPPALPGGAPRPSVTVLKPLCGLEPNLYANLETVLRQDYAGPVQVVFGVQKPTDPAIGVIERLQQAYPEARIDLVIDGRQHGSNRKVSNLINMAEAIAHDVVVLADSDMVVGPDYLERLVAELSQDGVTGVTCLYHGVPAFRGLYDQLSTLAIDTHFLPNVVMGLSLGLAKPCFGSTVAFTRASLEAVGGFRTFRNDLADDYAIGAALRGLGGRVVIPSFTIGHTSVDTDLSGLWRHELRWNRTIRTVDPAGYAGSIVTHAFPLALLGALLPGAGTGALWVAAAALASRVLLCRQLERAFGLAPHPYGLLPIRDILSFLNFSWAFVSGAVTWKGHDYHVVADGTLIPDAELGRDAGAPLR encoded by the coding sequence ATGGATGTCTCCTCCCTGGCGCTGCACGGCCTCTCGTGGCTCTCGCTGCTCTGCCTGATCCTGGCGGCGGCGGGCTGCGTCTACGGGCTGGCCGCCGCCATCTGCGCGGGCCGCTACGCGGGCCGACGCCCGCCGGCGCTCCCCGGGGGAGCCCCGCGGCCCTCCGTGACCGTGCTGAAGCCGCTCTGCGGCCTCGAGCCCAACCTCTACGCGAATCTCGAGACCGTTCTGCGCCAGGACTACGCCGGGCCGGTCCAGGTCGTGTTCGGCGTCCAGAAGCCCACCGATCCCGCGATCGGCGTGATCGAGCGCCTGCAGCAGGCCTATCCGGAGGCCCGCATCGACCTCGTGATCGACGGCCGGCAGCACGGATCGAACCGCAAGGTCTCGAACCTGATCAACATGGCCGAGGCCATCGCCCACGACGTGGTGGTGCTGGCCGACAGCGACATGGTGGTCGGCCCCGACTACCTGGAGCGCCTCGTCGCGGAGCTGTCGCAGGACGGCGTCACCGGCGTGACCTGCCTGTACCACGGCGTCCCGGCCTTCCGGGGCCTGTACGATCAGCTCTCGACGCTCGCGATCGACACCCACTTCCTGCCCAACGTGGTGATGGGCCTGAGCCTCGGGCTGGCGAAGCCCTGCTTCGGCTCCACCGTGGCCTTCACCCGGGCGAGCCTGGAGGCGGTCGGCGGCTTCCGAACCTTCCGCAACGATCTGGCGGACGACTACGCCATCGGCGCGGCCCTGCGCGGACTCGGCGGCCGCGTGGTGATCCCGAGCTTCACGATCGGCCACACCAGCGTCGACACCGATCTCTCCGGGCTGTGGCGGCACGAGCTGCGCTGGAACCGGACGATCCGCACCGTCGACCCGGCCGGCTACGCCGGCTCGATCGTCACCCACGCCTTTCCCCTCGCCCTGCTGGGCGCGCTCCTGCCCGGCGCCGGGACCGGCGCGCTCTGGGTCGCCGCCGCGGCGCTGGCGAGCCGCGTGCTGCTCTGCCGGCAGCTGGAGCGGGCCTTCGGCCTCGCCCCGCACCCCTACGGACTGTTGCCGATCCGCGACATCCTCTCCTTCCTGAACTTCTCCTGGGCCTTCGTGTCGGGGGCGGTGACATGGAAAGGTCACGATTATCACGTGGTTGCGGATGGCACCCTGATCCCGGACGCCGAACTCGGCCGCGATGCCGGCGCGCCGCTCCGCTGA
- a CDS encoding amidinotransferase: protein MERESPITALEAVTDDTHAGGFPGGTGPGVPAPQSPVMAWNEWDPLEEVIVGSLDGATIPTHHLTVIFNLPRAAQPFYRLASGWKYPKFMKKLAQAELDNFITILAGEGVKVRRPDAVDFSKKFKAPRWSSRGFCVACPRDPYLVIGDEIIESPMCWRSRYFEGDAYRSLFKEYFRAGARWTSAPRPQLTDDLYNYDYRVPNLKAGEPMQFTVNEFEPVFDAADFVRCGRDLFVTRSNVTNLMGIEWLRRHLGPGFRIHEIESRCPQPMHIDSSFMPLAPGKVLVNPDYVDVEKLPAVLKKWDVLIAPRPDPVEGFMSKISMCSPWTSINVLAITEKKIVVDQSQPTLIKALKDWGFDPIPAPFLSYGPFGGSFHCATLDVRRRGVLKSYF from the coding sequence ATGGAGCGCGAATCACCGATCACGGCCCTGGAGGCCGTGACCGACGACACGCATGCGGGCGGCTTTCCGGGCGGGACCGGACCCGGCGTGCCGGCTCCGCAGTCGCCGGTGATGGCCTGGAACGAGTGGGATCCGCTGGAGGAGGTGATCGTCGGCTCGCTCGACGGCGCCACGATCCCGACCCACCACCTGACGGTGATCTTCAACCTGCCGCGCGCCGCGCAGCCGTTCTACCGGCTGGCGAGCGGCTGGAAGTATCCGAAGTTCATGAAGAAGCTCGCCCAGGCCGAGCTCGACAACTTCATCACCATCCTGGCCGGCGAGGGCGTGAAGGTCCGCCGCCCCGACGCGGTGGATTTCTCCAAGAAGTTCAAGGCGCCGCGCTGGTCCTCCCGCGGCTTCTGCGTCGCCTGCCCGCGCGACCCGTACCTCGTCATCGGCGACGAGATCATCGAGAGCCCGATGTGCTGGCGCTCGCGCTACTTCGAGGGCGACGCCTACCGGTCGCTGTTCAAGGAGTACTTCCGCGCCGGCGCCCGCTGGACCTCCGCGCCGCGCCCGCAGCTGACCGACGACCTCTACAACTACGATTACCGGGTGCCGAACCTGAAGGCCGGCGAGCCCATGCAGTTCACGGTCAACGAGTTCGAGCCGGTCTTCGACGCCGCCGACTTCGTCCGCTGCGGCCGCGACCTGTTCGTCACCCGCTCCAACGTGACCAACCTGATGGGCATCGAGTGGCTGCGCCGCCACCTCGGCCCGGGCTTCCGCATCCACGAGATCGAGAGCCGCTGCCCGCAGCCGATGCACATCGATTCGTCGTTCATGCCGCTGGCGCCCGGCAAGGTGCTGGTGAACCCGGACTACGTCGACGTCGAGAAGCTGCCGGCCGTGCTCAAGAAGTGGGACGTGCTGATCGCCCCGCGCCCCGACCCGGTCGAGGGCTTCATGAGCAAGATCTCGATGTGCTCGCCCTGGACCTCGATCAACGTCCTGGCGATCACCGAGAAGAAGATCGTCGTCGACCAGAGCCAGCCGACGCTGATCAAGGCGCTCAAGGACTGGGGCTTCGACCCGATCCCGGCGCCGTTCCTCAGCTACGGCCCGTTCGGCGGCTCGTTCCACTGCGCGACCCTCGACGTCCGCCGCCGGGGCGTGCTGAAGTCGTACTTCTAG
- the hpnK gene encoding hopanoid biosynthesis-associated protein HpnK translates to MKRLVVTADDFGLSPEVNEAVEQAHRDGILTAASLMVSAPAAADAVARAKRLPSLRVGLHLVLVEAWPTLPAAELPDLTDAAGLMRADMARLGLDFARRPAARRQLAAEIRAQFEAYRATGLPLDHVNAHKHFHVHPLIAGAVLRIGRDFGMRALRVPREPREILRRAEPGARPRPALDIAPWAALLAVRARQAGLLIPDRTLGLAWSGAMTPARVAALLAELPDGLTELYTHPATAGGFPGEAPGYRYADERDALIAPASLSAAGASGAARGGFSDFLG, encoded by the coding sequence GTGAAGCGTCTGGTCGTCACCGCGGATGATTTCGGGTTGAGCCCCGAGGTCAACGAGGCCGTCGAGCAGGCGCATCGCGACGGGATCCTCACGGCGGCGAGCCTGATGGTCTCGGCGCCGGCCGCCGCCGACGCGGTGGCCCGGGCCAAACGGCTGCCGTCCCTGCGCGTCGGGCTGCACCTCGTCCTCGTGGAGGCGTGGCCGACCCTGCCGGCCGCCGAACTGCCCGACCTGACCGACGCGGCCGGCCTGATGCGCGCCGACATGGCCCGCCTCGGCCTCGACTTCGCCCGCAGGCCCGCGGCCCGGCGCCAGCTCGCCGCGGAGATCCGCGCGCAGTTCGAGGCCTACCGGGCGACCGGCCTGCCGCTGGACCACGTCAACGCCCACAAGCACTTCCACGTCCACCCGCTGATCGCCGGGGCGGTGCTGCGCATCGGCCGCGACTTCGGGATGCGCGCCCTGCGGGTACCCCGGGAGCCGCGGGAGATCCTGCGCCGCGCCGAGCCCGGTGCCCGGCCACGGCCGGCCCTCGACATCGCCCCCTGGGCGGCGCTGCTCGCCGTCCGCGCCCGGCAGGCCGGGCTGCTGATCCCCGACCGCACCCTCGGCCTCGCGTGGTCCGGTGCGATGACGCCCGCCCGCGTCGCGGCTCTGCTGGCCGAACTCCCGGACGGGCTGACCGAGCTCTACACCCACCCGGCCACCGCCGGCGGCTTCCCCGGCGAGGCGCCGGGCTACCGCTACGCCGACGAGCGGGACGCGCTGATCGCCCCCGCGTCCCTGTCGGCCGCCGGCGCGTCGGGCGCGGCCCGCGGCGGGTTCTCCGACTTCCTGGGTTGA
- the kdsA gene encoding 3-deoxy-8-phosphooctulonate synthase — protein MSKIETSGPVVQVGDARFANHLPLTLIAGPCQLEGRQHALEIAAALKEMAAGLGVGLVFKTSFDKANRTSGSAARGIGLDGALPVFAEIRETLGLPVLTDVHAAEQCARAAEAVDVLQIPAFLCRQTDLLLAAAATGRAVNIKKGQFLAPWDMKHVAAKVTEAGNPNVIVTERGASFGYNTLVSDMRSLPIMAQVTQGAPVVFDATHSVQQPGGQGASSGGQREFVAVLARAAVAVGVAGVFIETHPDPDRAPSDGPNMVALRDMPALLEELLAFDRLAKRRTA, from the coding sequence ATGTCGAAGATCGAGACATCCGGCCCCGTCGTCCAAGTCGGCGACGCGCGCTTCGCCAACCACCTGCCGCTGACGCTGATCGCCGGCCCGTGCCAGCTCGAAGGGCGCCAGCACGCCCTGGAGATCGCCGCCGCCCTCAAGGAGATGGCCGCGGGCCTGGGCGTCGGCCTCGTGTTCAAGACCTCCTTCGACAAGGCCAACCGCACCTCGGGCAGCGCCGCCCGGGGCATCGGCCTCGACGGGGCGCTCCCGGTCTTCGCCGAGATCCGCGAGACCCTCGGGCTGCCGGTGCTGACCGACGTGCACGCCGCCGAGCAGTGCGCCCGCGCCGCCGAGGCGGTGGACGTGCTCCAGATCCCCGCCTTCCTGTGCCGCCAGACCGATCTGCTGCTGGCCGCCGCCGCGACCGGCCGGGCGGTCAACATCAAGAAGGGCCAGTTCCTGGCGCCCTGGGACATGAAGCACGTCGCCGCCAAGGTGACGGAGGCGGGCAACCCCAACGTCATCGTCACCGAGCGCGGCGCCTCCTTCGGCTACAACACTCTGGTCTCGGACATGCGCAGCCTGCCGATCATGGCGCAGGTCACGCAGGGCGCGCCGGTGGTGTTCGACGCCACCCACTCGGTGCAGCAGCCCGGCGGGCAGGGGGCGAGCTCCGGCGGCCAGCGCGAGTTCGTCGCCGTCCTCGCCCGCGCCGCCGTGGCGGTGGGCGTGGCGGGGGTGTTCATCGAGACCCATCCCGACCCGGACCGCGCGCCCTCCGACGGCCCCAACATGGTGGCGCTGAGGGACATGCCGGCCTTGCTCGAGGAGCTCCTCGCCTTCGACCGCCTCGCCAAGCGCCGGACCGCCTGA
- a CDS encoding alpha/beta fold hydrolase — protein sequence MLRNLLASVLLAPLALLPAGPASAEPLPQPTYGPELEGFAYPFPVERFLFTSQRQPLQMAYLDVRPATPNGRTAVLLHGKNFCAATWESQIRALSAAGYRVIAPDQIGFCKSSKPAAYQFTFRQLAENTHALLAKLGIERPILVGHSTGGMLAAHYALLYPKAVEQLVLVNPIGLEDWAAKGVPPTSVEQWYQRELKVTAASIRAYETATYYAGAWEPRYEPWVTMLAGLNGGPGKEAVAWDSALLYDMILTEPVVYRFPQIAVPTLLLIGQKDNTAIGKDLAPPEVRASLGNYPELGKAAARAIPGARLVEFPDLGHAPQMSDPDGFNAALIAGIAAR from the coding sequence ATGCTCCGAAACCTCCTCGCCTCCGTCCTGCTGGCCCCGCTGGCCCTGCTGCCGGCGGGACCCGCTTCCGCCGAGCCGCTGCCGCAGCCGACCTACGGGCCGGAACTCGAGGGCTTCGCCTACCCGTTCCCGGTGGAGCGGTTCCTGTTCACGTCGCAGCGCCAGCCGCTGCAGATGGCCTATCTCGATGTCCGCCCGGCGACGCCGAACGGCCGGACCGCGGTGCTGCTGCACGGCAAGAACTTCTGCGCCGCCACCTGGGAGAGCCAGATCCGGGCGCTCAGCGCGGCCGGGTACCGGGTGATCGCGCCGGACCAGATCGGCTTCTGCAAGTCGAGCAAGCCGGCGGCCTACCAGTTCACCTTCCGGCAACTCGCCGAGAACACCCACGCGCTCCTGGCCAAGCTCGGGATCGAGCGCCCGATCCTGGTCGGCCACTCCACGGGCGGCATGCTGGCCGCCCACTACGCCCTGCTCTACCCGAAGGCGGTGGAGCAGCTCGTGCTGGTCAACCCGATCGGCCTGGAGGACTGGGCCGCCAAGGGCGTGCCGCCGACCTCGGTCGAGCAATGGTACCAGCGCGAGCTGAAGGTGACGGCGGCCTCGATCCGGGCCTACGAGACGGCGACCTACTACGCCGGCGCCTGGGAGCCCCGCTACGAGCCCTGGGTCACGATGCTGGCGGGCCTCAACGGCGGCCCCGGCAAGGAGGCGGTCGCCTGGGACTCGGCGCTGCTCTACGACATGATCCTCACCGAGCCGGTGGTCTACCGGTTCCCGCAGATCGCGGTGCCGACGCTGCTCCTGATCGGCCAGAAGGACAACACGGCGATCGGCAAGGACCTCGCGCCGCCGGAGGTGCGGGCGAGCCTCGGCAACTATCCCGAACTCGGCAAGGCGGCCGCCAGGGCCATCCCGGGCGCGCGGCTCGTGGAGTTCCCGGATCTCGGCCACGCGCCGCAGATGTCCGACCCGGACGGGTTCAACGCGGCGCTGATCGCGGGCATCGCGGCGCGGTAG
- the hpnJ gene encoding hopanoid biosynthesis associated radical SAM protein HpnJ — translation MRTLFLQAPTFDGFDGGAGSRYQAKREIKSFWYPTWLAQPAALVPNSKLIDAPPHNIKLAEIVAQANDFDLVVLHTSVPSFKSDVKTIEALKAANPKLIAGLIGAKVAVDAAGAMAQAPVVDFCARNEFDFTVKEVAEGVPMSEIKGLSYRDANGVVVHNEDREIMTDMDQLPFVTSVYKRDLEMEKYFIGYLKHPYISFYSGRGCKSRCTFCLWPQTVGGHTYRTRSVAHVIEEIKYCLKEFPQTKEFFFDDDTFTDNLPRAEEIARELGKLGVTWSCNAKANVPRETLKVLKENGLRLLLVGYESGNQQILHNIKKGMRVEVAEKFTKDCHDLGIAIHGTFILGLPGETKETIQETIAFAKRINPHTIQVSLAAPYPGTFLYKQAVENGWLDIENAELVDENGVQVAPLHYPHLSHTEIFTSVEEFYKKFYFRAPKIASIVSEMVRSPDMMKRRLREGVEFYRFLKERQGTAKAA, via the coding sequence ATGCGCACGCTCTTCCTCCAGGCCCCCACCTTCGACGGTTTCGACGGCGGTGCCGGCTCCCGTTACCAAGCCAAGCGCGAGATCAAGTCGTTCTGGTACCCGACCTGGCTGGCCCAGCCGGCCGCCCTGGTGCCGAACTCGAAGCTGATCGACGCGCCGCCGCACAACATCAAGCTCGCCGAGATCGTGGCCCAGGCCAACGACTTCGACCTCGTCGTGCTCCACACCTCGGTGCCGTCGTTCAAGTCCGACGTGAAGACGATCGAGGCGCTCAAGGCCGCCAACCCGAAGCTCATCGCCGGCCTGATCGGCGCCAAGGTCGCGGTCGACGCCGCCGGCGCGATGGCCCAGGCCCCGGTGGTCGATTTCTGCGCCCGCAACGAGTTCGACTTCACCGTCAAGGAAGTCGCCGAGGGCGTCCCGATGTCGGAGATCAAGGGGCTGTCCTATCGCGACGCCAACGGTGTCGTGGTCCACAACGAGGACCGCGAGATCATGACCGACATGGATCAGCTGCCCTTCGTCACCAGCGTCTACAAGCGCGACCTGGAGATGGAGAAGTACTTCATCGGGTACCTGAAGCACCCGTACATCTCGTTCTACTCCGGCCGGGGCTGCAAGAGCCGCTGCACCTTCTGCCTCTGGCCGCAGACGGTCGGCGGCCACACCTACCGCACCCGCTCGGTCGCGCACGTGATCGAGGAGATCAAGTACTGCCTGAAGGAGTTCCCGCAGACCAAGGAGTTCTTCTTCGACGACGACACCTTCACCGACAACCTGCCGCGCGCGGAGGAGATCGCCCGCGAGCTCGGCAAGCTGGGCGTCACGTGGTCGTGCAACGCCAAGGCGAACGTGCCGCGCGAGACCCTGAAGGTGCTCAAGGAGAACGGCCTGCGCCTGCTGCTGGTCGGCTACGAGTCCGGCAACCAGCAGATCCTGCACAACATCAAGAAGGGTATGCGGGTCGAGGTCGCCGAGAAGTTCACGAAGGACTGCCACGACCTGGGCATCGCCATCCACGGCACCTTCATCCTCGGCCTGCCGGGCGAGACGAAGGAGACGATCCAGGAGACGATCGCCTTCGCCAAGCGGATCAACCCGCACACGATCCAGGTCTCGCTGGCGGCCCCCTACCCCGGCACCTTCCTGTACAAGCAGGCGGTGGAGAACGGCTGGCTCGACATCGAGAACGCCGAGCTCGTCGACGAGAACGGCGTGCAGGTCGCGCCGCTGCACTACCCGCACCTCTCGCACACCGAGATCTTCACCTCGGTCGAGGAGTTCTACAAGAAGTTCTACTTCCGGGCTCCGAAGATCGCCTCGATCGTCAGCGAGATGGTGCGCTCGCCCGACATGATGAAGCGGCGCCTGCGCGAGGGCGTCGAGTTCTACCGCTTCCTCAAGGAGCGTCAGGGCACCGCCAAGGCGGCGTAA
- a CDS encoding MlaC/ttg2D family ABC transporter substrate-binding protein translates to MRLTRRLAAALVAAPLALTLLVPAPSRAADDPAVQTVRDLYAAFSAALKDGPGPLPARVEAVGPALDKAFDFPAMTRIAVGSKWSSFTPEQQAAVIDAFKRSLTVTYANRLARAAGGKFDVTPKVEERGAQRVVPTRVTAADGDDSAVDFVVNADNRIQDVLLNGDVSEIAAQRNALSAPLKSGGADGVVKFLRARTDGMLAAKPTP, encoded by the coding sequence GTGCGCCTGACCCGCCGGCTCGCGGCCGCCCTCGTCGCCGCACCCCTGGCCCTGACCCTGCTCGTCCCGGCCCCGTCACGGGCCGCGGACGATCCGGCCGTTCAGACCGTGCGCGACCTCTACGCCGCCTTCTCGGCCGCGCTGAAGGACGGGCCCGGCCCCCTGCCGGCCCGGGTCGAGGCCGTCGGCCCCGCGCTCGACAAGGCGTTCGACTTCCCCGCCATGACCCGCATCGCGGTGGGCTCGAAATGGTCGAGCTTCACCCCCGAGCAGCAGGCGGCGGTGATCGACGCGTTCAAGCGCAGCCTGACCGTGACCTACGCCAACCGGCTGGCCCGCGCCGCCGGCGGCAAGTTCGACGTGACCCCGAAGGTCGAGGAGCGGGGCGCCCAGCGCGTGGTGCCGACCCGCGTCACCGCCGCGGACGGCGACGATTCGGCCGTGGACTTCGTCGTCAACGCCGACAACCGCATCCAGGACGTCCTGCTCAACGGCGACGTCAGCGAGATCGCCGCGCAGCGGAACGCCCTGTCGGCGCCGCTGAAGTCCGGGGGCGCCGACGGCGTCGTGAAGTTCCTCCGGGCGCGGACCGACGGCATGCTCGCGGCCAAGCCGACCCCCTGA